A window from Cryobacterium sp. SO1 encodes these proteins:
- a CDS encoding ATP-binding protein, giving the protein MNNLVAMLWAAPRHWRYTAILLILLAAYGLGLASLAAPNAQFGVAAWWPAAAAAVLAMLVARGWERAAVAVLVVLVSVASNLGGGRSLPVALGFGLANALEAVVVTGILANRDEPARLHTVSDVLRFTVAVFCGAVTIGLIAASTLTVFTSATFGTVLLSAIPSHAFAVFVLIPLALVQSGRGRADRRLELLIQVGFMLLVLGIAYGPGRSLPISFLILPLLTWAAFRFGIKIVAWELCGTALVASGLTSMGIGSFTTGQAGSGIGTAGSFVQIFLVTYAGSVLLLAAELAQRDGLLDREREVVNALRDLNRQKDDFVSSVSHELRTPITSILGFAEELEDTTLDPDQARFTRVIVRNSHRLAQLVEDLLDLSKMSTESDAGQSEPVDVAALVAECVEELAPQAQTAEVSLTVEFGAGPFNVHSSASDLRRVLTNLVSNAVKFTPPHGQVWVGCSAGADGMLLTVSDNGIGIPPADIEKVFGRFFRSASAESLAGTGLGLPLTKGLVDRLGGTIDLQSDGRTGTHVTVALPRDPALAGRSAAGRAGTATVLRRPRRGFVGRDAPNVG; this is encoded by the coding sequence GTGAACAACCTCGTCGCCATGCTCTGGGCGGCACCGCGGCACTGGCGCTACACGGCCATTCTTCTGATCCTGCTCGCGGCCTACGGCCTCGGACTGGCCTCCCTCGCCGCACCCAACGCCCAGTTCGGTGTCGCCGCCTGGTGGCCCGCCGCGGCGGCGGCCGTGCTCGCCATGTTGGTGGCCAGGGGCTGGGAGCGCGCTGCGGTGGCCGTGCTGGTGGTACTGGTCAGCGTGGCCTCGAATCTCGGCGGCGGCCGCTCCCTGCCGGTGGCTCTGGGATTCGGCCTGGCCAACGCTCTCGAGGCGGTGGTGGTCACCGGCATCCTGGCCAACCGTGACGAACCCGCCCGGCTGCACACGGTGAGTGACGTGCTCCGGTTCACGGTCGCGGTGTTCTGCGGTGCCGTGACGATCGGCCTCATCGCGGCGAGCACTCTGACCGTGTTCACGTCCGCCACATTCGGCACGGTCCTGCTCTCGGCCATCCCCTCACACGCGTTCGCGGTCTTTGTCCTGATCCCGCTCGCCCTGGTGCAAAGTGGCCGGGGCCGGGCGGACCGTCGCCTGGAGCTGCTCATCCAGGTGGGCTTCATGCTCCTGGTGCTGGGCATCGCGTACGGGCCGGGCCGGTCGCTGCCGATCTCGTTCCTGATCCTGCCCCTGCTCACCTGGGCGGCGTTCAGGTTCGGCATCAAAATCGTGGCCTGGGAGCTGTGCGGCACGGCGCTGGTCGCGTCGGGTCTGACCTCGATGGGGATCGGCTCCTTCACCACCGGTCAGGCCGGCAGCGGCATCGGCACCGCCGGGTCCTTCGTGCAGATCTTCCTCGTCACCTACGCCGGCTCGGTGCTGCTGCTGGCCGCCGAACTCGCGCAGCGGGACGGCCTGCTCGACCGGGAGCGGGAGGTGGTGAACGCACTACGCGACCTGAACCGGCAGAAGGACGACTTCGTGTCGTCGGTCAGCCACGAGCTGCGCACCCCGATCACGAGCATCCTGGGCTTCGCGGAGGAACTCGAAGACACGACCCTCGACCCCGACCAGGCCCGGTTCACCCGGGTGATCGTGCGTAACTCGCATCGTCTGGCCCAGCTGGTGGAGGACCTGCTCGACCTTTCCAAGATGAGCACCGAGTCCGACGCCGGCCAGTCCGAACCCGTCGACGTAGCGGCGCTGGTGGCCGAATGCGTCGAGGAACTGGCACCCCAGGCGCAGACCGCCGAGGTGAGCCTGACCGTCGAATTCGGTGCTGGGCCGTTCAACGTGCACAGTTCGGCCTCCGACCTGCGCCGGGTGCTCACCAACCTGGTCTCCAACGCGGTCAAGTTCACACCCCCGCACGGCCAGGTCTGGGTCGGCTGCTCCGCCGGTGCCGACGGGATGCTGCTGACCGTCAGCGACAACGGCATCGGCATCCCTCCGGCCGATATCGAGAAGGTCTTCGGCAGGTTCTTCAGGTCGGCCAGCGCCGAGTCGCTGGCCGGAACCGGTCTCGGACTGCCCCTCACGAAGGGACTCGTGGACAGGCTCGGCGGCACGATCGATCTGCAGTCCGACGGCCGCACCGGCACCCACGTCACGGTCGCACTGCCCCGCGACCCGGCGCTTGCGGGCCGCAGCGCCGCCGGCCGCGCCGGCACCGCCACCGTTCTCCGCCGGCCCCGGCGCGGATTCGTCGGACGCGATGCGCCGAATGTAGGGTGA
- a CDS encoding response regulator transcription factor: protein MPRILIVEDDEDVRALIGHKLRRAGHEVTEAGDGEEGLAAARAQFPDLIVLDWMMPKLTGIEVCAQVRADSTLTQPRILLLTAKSQDSDIALAMETGADAYLIKPFRANDLLERVSALLMSPAV, encoded by the coding sequence ATGCCACGCATATTGATCGTCGAGGACGACGAAGACGTCAGGGCGCTGATCGGCCACAAACTGCGCCGGGCCGGACACGAGGTGACCGAGGCCGGCGACGGCGAGGAGGGCCTCGCAGCCGCGCGAGCGCAATTCCCCGACCTGATCGTGCTGGATTGGATGATGCCCAAGCTGACGGGTATCGAGGTGTGCGCCCAGGTGCGTGCGGACTCCACGCTCACCCAGCCCCGCATCCTGCTGCTCACCGCGAAGTCTCAAGACAGTGACATCGCGCTGGCGATGGAGACCGGTGCGGACGCGTATTTGATCAAACCGTTCCGCGCCAACGACCTGCTCGAACGGGTTTCCGCGCTGCTGATGTCCCCGGCCGTCTGA
- a CDS encoding nitrate/nitrite transporter: MKNSGQSKKIFQLVLLILAGGSIYPLVYLRQNFEATILQVFDMSNAELANLYSMLGIIFVVGYLPSGWLADKFPTKYMITFSLALTALTGLFYAQIPDKSTLVFVFLVWGFASVFTFWSALLKAVNLLAEKNEEGRFFGALDGGRGVVEAALATVAVAIFAVFVGDNGSNLTDTTAGFQAVVYMYCGVLIVLSVVLFFVLSSDEKMAAEVSQAEPTESTFSAVRRILKIREVWVLMFALFCGYTLFWAYYYFSGYLTTNHGVTPVAAGVVTVVVMWMRPIGGFGGGYLADKLGKSRVLSAAMLISVIGLIALALMPGGTAIGLVYVMVVLVGLFVYVIRGVYWSLLEDCRVPVAATGIAIGLISLVGYLPDIVLPQISAAIYTAYGDDVAGANNVYFLITAGVGLVGAIAAGYFAVLVRRRKTAEAEQPAVLETAAGI, translated from the coding sequence ATGAAAAACTCCGGTCAATCAAAGAAGATTTTCCAGCTCGTCCTGCTGATCCTGGCCGGAGGTTCCATCTATCCGCTGGTATACCTCCGTCAGAACTTCGAAGCGACGATTCTGCAGGTCTTCGACATGTCCAACGCCGAGTTGGCCAATCTCTACTCCATGCTCGGCATCATCTTCGTGGTGGGCTACCTCCCCAGCGGGTGGCTGGCTGACAAGTTCCCGACGAAGTACATGATCACCTTCTCGCTGGCGCTCACAGCGCTCACCGGACTGTTCTATGCCCAGATCCCGGACAAGTCGACGCTGGTCTTCGTCTTCCTGGTGTGGGGATTCGCCTCGGTCTTCACGTTCTGGAGCGCACTGCTGAAGGCCGTCAACCTACTCGCCGAGAAGAACGAAGAAGGACGATTCTTCGGCGCCCTTGACGGCGGTCGAGGGGTCGTCGAAGCGGCCTTGGCTACGGTCGCCGTTGCCATCTTCGCGGTTTTTGTCGGCGACAACGGATCGAACCTGACTGACACCACAGCAGGCTTCCAGGCCGTGGTCTACATGTATTGCGGCGTACTTATTGTGCTTTCAGTAGTTCTTTTCTTCGTGCTGTCCAGCGACGAGAAGATGGCGGCCGAGGTGAGCCAGGCGGAACCAACCGAATCAACTTTTTCCGCCGTTCGCCGCATCCTGAAGATCCGCGAAGTGTGGGTCCTGATGTTCGCGCTGTTCTGCGGCTACACACTCTTCTGGGCGTATTACTACTTCTCGGGCTACCTCACCACGAATCACGGGGTAACCCCCGTTGCCGCGGGCGTGGTGACCGTCGTTGTGATGTGGATGCGACCCATCGGTGGCTTCGGCGGCGGGTACCTCGCCGACAAACTGGGCAAGTCGCGGGTGTTGTCGGCGGCGATGCTGATTTCCGTGATCGGGCTCATTGCCCTGGCCCTGATGCCCGGTGGCACTGCCATCGGACTGGTCTACGTGATGGTGGTGCTCGTCGGCCTCTTCGTATACGTCATCCGCGGTGTGTACTGGTCACTGCTTGAAGACTGCCGTGTCCCGGTGGCGGCAACAGGGATCGCGATCGGGCTGATCTCCCTGGTCGGATACCTTCCCGACATCGTCCTTCCTCAGATCAGCGCGGCAATTTACACCGCGTACGGTGATGATGTCGCCGGCGCGAACAACGTGTACTTCCTCATCACGGCCGGCGTCGGCCTGGTCGGGGCGATCGCCGCGGGGTACTTCGCTGTTCTGGTGAGAAGGCGCAAGACTGCCGAAGCCGAGCAGCCGGCCGTTCTCGAAACCGCCGCCGGAATCTGA
- a CDS encoding FGGY-family carbohydrate kinase produces the protein MTKKYILGIDGGSQSSKVVIFDTDGRVVCEASQALQPLYTPEPGVVEHPDDDLYDSIVAAASRVMKEFRGDPADIIGVGLCTIRCCRALTRRDGTLVEPVQSWMDERLARPYEHTNDEVAYVTTTSGYLMGRLTGQLTDTVANYIGPWPMDVRTWDWFSDQETFDSFNVSRDMLYRLQMPGDVGGYVNERFSAVTGIPQGLPVVHTANDKAAEALGAGLSDETTGLVSLGTYVTGMVVGNEYVADSASYFSNFASEPHRYIYECGGIRRGMWTVSWLRNLLGDEIRAGAAAAGVSGDEHLNTLAAQVAAGSDGLLCVLDWLAPPTEPHRKGMFVGFDERHGYAHMYRAILEGIAFTMKQNMTAMEEERRISIQTLVVSGGGSYSDLCMQIFADVFGIPVVRNEVRNAAGLGAAICVAVSSGLYPTFSDASHAMVHREARFEPNPRNVNLYDQLRGVSAELREQTDAILFRTRRILLDHTEANRT, from the coding sequence ATGACGAAGAAGTACATTCTTGGGATTGACGGTGGCTCGCAGAGTTCGAAGGTGGTCATCTTCGACACTGACGGGCGCGTTGTCTGCGAGGCCAGCCAGGCCCTGCAACCCCTCTACACACCCGAGCCGGGCGTCGTCGAACATCCGGACGACGACCTCTACGATTCAATCGTTGCCGCGGCGTCGCGTGTGATGAAGGAGTTCCGTGGCGATCCGGCCGACATCATCGGGGTGGGCCTGTGCACCATCCGGTGTTGTCGGGCGCTCACCCGCCGGGACGGCACGTTGGTGGAGCCGGTGCAGAGCTGGATGGACGAACGCCTGGCCAGGCCCTATGAACACACGAACGACGAGGTGGCCTATGTGACCACGACATCGGGCTACCTGATGGGGCGCCTCACCGGTCAACTCACCGATACCGTTGCCAACTACATCGGCCCCTGGCCCATGGACGTCCGGACCTGGGACTGGTTCAGCGATCAGGAGACTTTCGACTCCTTCAACGTCAGCCGGGACATGTTGTACCGGCTGCAGATGCCTGGCGACGTCGGCGGCTACGTGAACGAGAGGTTCTCGGCCGTCACCGGAATCCCGCAGGGACTTCCGGTGGTTCACACGGCCAACGACAAGGCCGCAGAAGCGCTGGGAGCCGGGTTGAGCGATGAGACGACGGGCCTGGTTTCGCTGGGCACGTACGTCACCGGAATGGTCGTGGGCAACGAATACGTTGCCGATTCGGCGTCCTACTTCTCCAATTTCGCGTCGGAACCGCATCGGTACATCTACGAGTGCGGCGGCATCCGCCGTGGCATGTGGACCGTTTCGTGGCTCCGCAACCTGCTCGGAGATGAGATCAGAGCGGGCGCCGCCGCGGCAGGGGTGTCCGGAGATGAACACCTCAACACACTGGCGGCGCAGGTTGCCGCCGGCAGCGACGGCCTGCTGTGCGTCCTCGATTGGCTCGCGCCACCGACAGAGCCCCACAGAAAAGGGATGTTCGTCGGCTTCGATGAGCGCCACGGTTACGCCCATATGTACCGGGCAATACTCGAAGGCATCGCCTTCACCATGAAGCAGAACATGACGGCCATGGAGGAGGAACGACGAATCAGCATCCAGACGTTGGTCGTCTCAGGTGGTGGTTCCTATAGCGACCTGTGCATGCAGATCTTTGCCGACGTCTTCGGCATTCCCGTGGTGCGCAACGAGGTGCGCAACGCTGCCGGCCTCGGCGCCGCCATCTGCGTCGCCGTGTCCAGCGGTCTGTATCCCACCTTCAGCGATGCCTCCCACGCAATGGTGCATCGCGAAGCCCGCTTCGAGCCGAATCCCCGGAACGTCAACCTCTATGACCAGCTCCGAGGGGTTTCCGCCGAACTCCGGGAGCAGACCGACGCCATCCTTTTCCGCACACGCCGTATCCTTCTCGATCACACAGAGGCAAATCGCACATGA
- a CDS encoding SDR family oxidoreductase, whose product MTDVNISDFQLDFFSLTGKTAIVTGGNTGLGQAFSLALAKAGANVFAVSIMADDGATGALIDAAGAKYAYLMSDITVEGNPRKIVEACIEEFGAVDILVNCAGRSINEPDVTKYTRQQWDPMVALNLTAAFEMSHECAKYMIPQRSGKIINICSVFTFLGGQWSPAYAATKHGIAGFTKAYCDELAQFGIQVNGIAPGYYATELTSDTRADPHANQRVLDHIPANRWGQTQDLMGAAVFLASRASDYVNGHILSVDGGYLVR is encoded by the coding sequence ATGACTGACGTCAATATTTCTGACTTCCAGCTGGACTTCTTCTCACTCACAGGCAAAACCGCCATCGTCACCGGCGGAAACACCGGCCTGGGCCAGGCCTTCAGCCTCGCTCTGGCGAAGGCCGGCGCGAACGTGTTCGCCGTCAGCATCATGGCTGACGACGGCGCAACCGGGGCCCTGATCGACGCGGCCGGCGCGAAATACGCCTATCTCATGTCTGACATCACGGTCGAGGGAAACCCTCGAAAAATCGTCGAGGCCTGCATCGAAGAATTCGGCGCCGTCGACATCCTCGTGAACTGCGCCGGTCGCAGTATCAACGAACCCGACGTCACCAAATACACCCGCCAGCAGTGGGACCCGATGGTTGCGCTCAACCTCACCGCAGCGTTCGAGATGTCGCATGAATGCGCCAAATACATGATCCCGCAGCGCAGCGGCAAGATCATCAACATCTGCTCGGTCTTCACCTTCCTGGGTGGCCAGTGGTCGCCCGCGTACGCCGCGACGAAGCATGGCATCGCGGGATTCACCAAGGCCTACTGTGACGAATTGGCACAGTTCGGAATCCAGGTGAACGGCATCGCCCCTGGGTATTACGCAACCGAGCTCACCAGCGACACCCGAGCGGACCCGCACGCCAACCAGCGGGTCCTGGACCACATCCCCGCCAACCGATGGGGCCAGACCCAAGACCTGATGGGTGCGGCCGTGTTCCTCGCCAGCCGCGCTTCTGACTACGTGAACGGGCACATCCTGAGCGTCGACGGGGGCTACCTGGTGCGCTAA
- a CDS encoding FAD-binding oxidoreductase, with the protein MRLTREQIVSAYVEILGLDRVITDEQTLKDNSADRYYKVENIFGIYALPLPAAVVKPGTPQEVAEVLKFANDNGINVVPKSGGSATEGGLETVIENSIVVDGSGMNQILNVDTVNMLATVQCGVCLEDLENELRAIGYTTGHSPQSKPLAQYGGLVATRSIGQFSTLYGGIEDMLVGVETVFPNGEICRIKNVPRRAAGPDIRHLVIGNEGALNYITEVTVKIFRYYPENNKFYGYLLDDMKTGLEILREVITQGYRPSVARLYDTEDGLYHFKHFSDGRCVLIFVAEGPQPIADATGAAIEEIVSSFGSADRVDDKLIEDWFDNLNWDVSKIEEERIEIRDTLINGFTTEISGNWSVIHDIYVNALARIRNEISAEFSLLGGHSSHSYLNGTNMYFVYYYKIDVDPTEERATYHDPIQNIIVEETLKLGGSMCHHHGVGKHRTHFLAEEYGSSLYMLETLKTAFDPNGIMNRGTIFPLTK; encoded by the coding sequence ATGCGCCTCACCCGTGAACAGATTGTTAGTGCCTACGTTGAAATCCTCGGCCTCGACCGGGTAATCACCGACGAGCAGACCCTGAAGGACAACAGCGCCGATCGGTATTACAAGGTCGAGAACATCTTCGGGATCTACGCCCTTCCTCTCCCTGCGGCCGTGGTGAAGCCCGGCACCCCGCAGGAGGTGGCAGAGGTGCTGAAGTTCGCCAACGACAACGGCATCAACGTTGTCCCGAAGTCGGGCGGATCCGCAACCGAGGGCGGCCTGGAGACGGTCATCGAGAACTCCATCGTGGTGGACGGCTCGGGCATGAACCAGATTCTCAACGTCGACACCGTCAACATGCTGGCGACTGTTCAGTGCGGCGTCTGCCTCGAGGACCTCGAGAACGAGCTCCGCGCGATCGGTTACACCACCGGGCACTCGCCGCAGTCCAAGCCCCTGGCTCAGTATGGGGGGCTCGTCGCCACCCGCTCGATCGGGCAGTTCTCGACCCTGTACGGGGGAATCGAAGACATGCTTGTCGGCGTTGAAACTGTCTTCCCGAATGGTGAGATCTGCCGCATCAAGAATGTGCCGCGTCGGGCGGCCGGGCCCGATATCCGTCACCTGGTGATCGGCAACGAGGGGGCCCTCAACTACATCACCGAGGTCACCGTCAAGATCTTCCGCTACTACCCGGAGAACAACAAGTTCTACGGCTACCTGCTCGATGACATGAAGACCGGTCTGGAAATTCTGCGCGAGGTCATCACGCAGGGCTACCGACCGTCTGTTGCGCGCTTGTACGACACCGAGGATGGCCTCTACCACTTCAAGCATTTCTCCGACGGCCGCTGCGTCCTCATCTTCGTCGCCGAAGGCCCTCAGCCGATCGCTGACGCCACGGGAGCCGCCATCGAAGAGATCGTCTCCAGCTTCGGCTCCGCCGATCGGGTCGACGACAAACTCATCGAGGACTGGTTCGACAACCTCAACTGGGATGTCTCGAAGATCGAGGAAGAACGAATTGAGATTCGGGACACCCTGATCAACGGTTTCACCACTGAGATTTCCGGCAACTGGAGCGTCATCCACGACATCTATGTCAATGCGCTCGCCCGCATCCGGAACGAGATATCGGCCGAGTTCAGCTTGCTCGGCGGACACTCCAGCCACAGCTACCTCAACGGAACGAATATGTACTTCGTCTATTACTACAAAATCGACGTTGACCCCACCGAGGAACGCGCCACGTACCACGACCCGATTCAGAACATCATCGTCGAGGAAACCCTCAAGCTTGGCGGTTCGATGTGCCACCACCACGGCGTCGGAAAGCACCGCACGCACTTCCTCGCCGAGGAATACGGCTCCTCGCTGTACATGCTCGAGACACTCAAAACCGCGTTCGACCCGAACGGGATCATGAACCGCGGAACCATTTTCCCGCTCACCAAGTAA
- a CDS encoding glycerol-3-phosphate responsive antiterminator, with product MPDESPSISDVLSLHPVIASIKDDDGLRAVLTAPCPVVFVLFGSVMTIHKIVATLKNAGKTVFVDVDLLDGFSSKPIAVDFLKAHTDVDGVLSSKSIMVRAAKAAGLMAVHRLFLVDSFSYNNVSKQVKISEPDAIMILPGCMPRVISWVRADTDLPLIAGGLVCDKADVMAALAAGAGAIASSNRDVWLM from the coding sequence ATGCCTGACGAATCGCCCTCGATCAGCGACGTCCTGTCGCTTCATCCAGTCATCGCAAGTATCAAGGACGACGACGGCTTGCGAGCGGTCCTGACCGCACCCTGCCCTGTCGTCTTTGTTCTCTTCGGTTCGGTCATGACGATTCACAAGATCGTGGCGACCCTGAAGAATGCCGGGAAAACGGTCTTCGTGGATGTCGATCTGCTTGACGGCTTTTCAAGCAAGCCCATTGCCGTCGACTTCCTCAAAGCGCACACCGATGTCGACGGGGTCCTGAGCTCGAAATCGATCATGGTCCGAGCGGCCAAGGCAGCGGGACTGATGGCCGTTCACCGGCTTTTCCTTGTCGACTCGTTCAGCTACAACAACGTCTCCAAGCAGGTGAAGATCTCGGAACCGGACGCCATCATGATCCTGCCGGGATGCATGCCGCGGGTGATTTCCTGGGTGCGCGCCGACACCGACCTCCCGCTGATCGCGGGTGGGTTGGTCTGTGACAAGGCAGATGTGATGGCGGCACTCGCCGCGGGTGCCGGCGCCATCGCGTCGTCGAACCGCGATGTGTGGTTGATGTAG
- the ribH gene encoding 6,7-dimethyl-8-ribityllumazine synthase, which translates to MSGAGSPDISVDGTGLEVVIIAGRWHDVITDGLIAGATRVLEASGATYSLVRVPGSFELPVASKVALENGADAVVALGVIIRGGTPHFEYVSAAATDGLTRVALDTGKPVGFGVLTLDDDEQGLDRAGLPGSKEDKGEEAATAALATALVLKELRER; encoded by the coding sequence ATGAGCGGAGCAGGCTCCCCCGACATCTCTGTCGACGGCACCGGGCTGGAGGTCGTCATCATCGCCGGCCGCTGGCACGACGTGATCACCGACGGCCTCATCGCGGGGGCCACCCGGGTGCTCGAGGCATCCGGGGCGACCTACTCCCTGGTGCGCGTGCCCGGCAGCTTCGAGCTCCCGGTGGCGAGCAAGGTGGCACTGGAGAACGGCGCCGACGCGGTGGTGGCGCTCGGCGTGATCATCCGCGGCGGCACCCCGCACTTCGAGTACGTCTCGGCGGCGGCCACGGATGGCCTCACCCGGGTGGCCCTGGACACCGGCAAGCCGGTGGGCTTCGGCGTGCTCACCCTGGACGACGACGAGCAGGGCTTGGACCGGGCCGGCCTGCCCGGATCCAAGGAGGACAAGGGCGAAGAGGCCGCCACCGCGGCCCTGGCCACTGCTCTGGTGCTCAAGGAACTGCGCGAACGTTAG
- the ribA gene encoding GTP cyclohydrolase II yields MSLADIPTALAALRLGKPVIVADDEGRENEGDVIISAQLATQEWIAWTVRHSSGFICAPMTNDIADTLDLPVMVLNNEDPRGTNYTVTVDAADRLSTGISAADRAHTLRVLAEPSSTPASLNRPGHILPLRAMDGGVRERDGHTEAAVDLMKLAGLTPVAGIAEIVAEDGEMMRLPGLLVLGEREGVPVITIADLIDYLQKFHCDDDLASVSPIRESPRVDFEVETTVPTSHGAFQIRAYRDRMTGADHVAIVSGTPRNGSLVRVHSECLTGEAFGSLKCECGPQLQAALDTIEREGGVVVYLRGQEGRGIGLINKLRAYKLQEDGLDTLDANLALGLPADSRDYGAATAILDELGLGSVRLLTNNPEKVRQLEAHGVTVTERVPLVVGVGSHNEDYLAAKRDRMGHEISAHQIVKGLAL; encoded by the coding sequence ATGAGCCTCGCCGACATCCCCACCGCACTGGCAGCACTCCGGCTCGGCAAGCCCGTCATCGTCGCCGACGACGAGGGCCGCGAAAACGAGGGCGACGTGATCATCTCCGCCCAGCTGGCCACCCAGGAATGGATCGCCTGGACCGTGCGCCATTCCAGCGGATTCATCTGCGCGCCGATGACCAACGACATCGCCGACACCCTCGACCTGCCCGTGATGGTGCTGAACAACGAGGACCCGCGCGGCACCAACTACACCGTCACCGTCGACGCCGCCGACCGCCTCAGCACCGGCATCAGCGCCGCCGACCGGGCGCACACCCTGCGGGTGCTCGCCGAGCCCAGCTCCACGCCGGCCAGCCTCAACCGGCCCGGCCACATCCTGCCGCTGCGGGCGATGGACGGCGGCGTGCGCGAGCGCGACGGCCACACCGAGGCGGCCGTCGACCTGATGAAGCTGGCCGGGCTGACCCCCGTGGCCGGCATCGCCGAGATCGTCGCCGAAGACGGTGAGATGATGCGCCTACCCGGCCTGCTGGTGCTCGGCGAGCGCGAGGGCGTTCCGGTGATCACCATCGCCGACCTCATCGACTACCTGCAGAAATTCCACTGCGACGACGACCTCGCCTCGGTCAGCCCGATCCGCGAATCGCCGCGGGTGGACTTCGAGGTGGAGACCACCGTGCCCACCTCGCACGGCGCCTTCCAGATTCGCGCCTACCGCGACCGGATGACCGGGGCCGACCACGTGGCCATCGTCTCCGGCACGCCCCGCAACGGATCACTCGTGCGGGTGCACTCCGAGTGCCTCACCGGCGAGGCGTTCGGCTCGCTCAAGTGCGAGTGCGGACCGCAGCTGCAGGCCGCGCTGGACACCATCGAACGGGAGGGCGGCGTGGTCGTCTACCTTCGCGGCCAGGAGGGCCGCGGCATCGGCCTGATCAACAAGCTCCGCGCCTACAAGCTGCAGGAGGACGGCCTGGACACCCTGGACGCAAACCTGGCGCTGGGCCTGCCGGCGGACTCCCGCGACTACGGCGCGGCCACGGCCATCCTCGACGAGCTGGGCCTCGGCTCGGTGCGGCTGCTCACCAACAACCCCGAGAAGGTGCGCCAGCTCGAGGCACACGGCGTGACCGTCACCGAACGGGTACCCCTGGTCGTGGGCGTCGGCAGCCACAACGAGGACTACCTGGCGGCCAAACGCGACCGCATGGGCCACGAAATCTCAGCACACCAGATCGTGAAAGGACTCGCACTATGA
- a CDS encoding riboflavin synthase: MFTGIIEELGTVERIERTADAARLTIRGPFVVVGAGHGDSISVNGVCLTVVEQTPDTFTADVMAQTLSMSTLDGVAAGSPVNLERAALVGGRLGGHIVQGHIDGTGNVLAVVPGEAWRIVRFSLKAALAPLVVDKGSIAIDGVSLTVSNISPADLADQWFEVSLIPETLAATTLGALTVGDRVNLETDIIARHVERMLALAARTIAPPAPSTEPSAPSAVLRSTP, from the coding sequence ATGTTCACCGGAATCATTGAGGAACTCGGCACCGTCGAGCGCATCGAGCGCACGGCGGATGCCGCCCGCCTCACCATCCGCGGGCCGTTCGTGGTCGTCGGAGCCGGGCACGGCGACTCCATCTCGGTGAACGGCGTCTGCCTCACCGTGGTGGAGCAGACCCCGGACACCTTCACGGCCGACGTGATGGCGCAGACCCTGTCGATGTCGACCCTCGACGGCGTCGCCGCGGGCTCCCCGGTGAACCTGGAACGCGCCGCCCTGGTGGGCGGTCGGCTCGGCGGACACATCGTGCAGGGCCACATCGACGGCACCGGCAACGTCCTGGCCGTCGTGCCCGGCGAGGCGTGGCGCATCGTGCGATTCAGCCTCAAGGCGGCGTTGGCGCCGCTGGTGGTCGACAAGGGCTCGATCGCCATTGACGGCGTCTCCCTCACGGTGAGCAACATCTCCCCCGCCGACCTGGCCGACCAGTGGTTCGAGGTGTCCCTGATCCCCGAGACACTCGCCGCCACGACTCTCGGCGCACTCACCGTGGGCGATCGGGTGAACCTCGAAACCGACATCATCGCCCGGCACGTCGAACGGATGCTCGCCCTCGCGGCCCGCACCATCGCACCGCCGGCCCCCTCAACCGAACCATCCGCACCATCCGCAGTCCTAAGGAGCACCCCATGA